Genomic segment of Coffea arabica cultivar ET-39 chromosome 1e, Coffea Arabica ET-39 HiFi, whole genome shotgun sequence:
TGTATGGAAATCGTTCAATTTTGGCTGAAGCCGAGCATATCAGCTGAAAGAATTAAAGTCAATGAAGACCGAGCCTTCAATTTTGATGTCTCCCTCTTTTTATTAAAGTCACTGAAGGGTAACGAAGACATATCAGCTGAAAGTTTGTGGTAGAAATCTCTTGTCCGCAAGAAACACGCGCATTTCCAGTGCGTTTAAGTCAAACGCGGTATATTTGACGATTTCCGTCGAATTTTCACAATAATTCAAAGTATAGGGTATCGACGTGTATGATATGAAACCAGAGGGGATTTTTTTGTATGATAGCTATACCACAGgggacttttttgttgtttacccATTTAGTGACCAAGTGTTTAGCTTAAGCATCCGGGAAAATGGTCCCATGACTATCGTTATGGTAAAAAAACTTATTATAATAGGTTATAATAAATTTAGCAACCATTTGATTACCTGTTGGACTTATCCACTTGAATAGGATTATGCGTAAAAATAAGGAAGTAAGTTTgtcatctaaaatagtaagttaacgtAATAAACTAGTAATTTTTGCAGCccaaaatgtgaattgaaagtattacgaaacatattttttaaagagataaattacaatttttatCCTCAATATACTTTTGAGGGAGTAAGTTTATTCGAAGTAATAGTATgtttttatacataattaatcatttttaCTTATAACATAGTAAATTTCATTAATGACAAAAACATGCTAATTTATGGCAAAAATTCTCTATTATGCTTAAAAAACTTATGCCAAGCccatattttattgttatttaaaataacactaaaatgttttattaatgattaaaattGAGTACCTTACTTAGTAAGTAATGTTAATatacttgtataaatatttgatcGTATGTGAAAAAATtagtatttttgaaatttatacataattaaattttttctgttgcagtttaaaaaaaaaagtaaacgaaatttttttttgcgcAGAGCACCAAAATCCACAAGTCAAAATAGTTGGTCTGAAAGGGAAAGATACAGCTGAATAGCATTGTTTAAAGCACCACATAAATAGATGTAAAATGCTGGTTAAAAACTGGTACTTTGACATATAATAAAGGAAAGTCataaaaatcaagccatttatGGAAAAAGTTTTCATTAATAAAAATTCCAGCTCTTCACGACTTTCTTACCAGTCCTCCCAAGCATGAGCAAAGTGCCAATAATTgaaatagtaatttttttgatttatacagaattaatttattttttgcaaatttaaaaaataattgaaattttttttatcaaaaagcaCATAAGTCAAAAGGATTGGTCTAAAAGGGAAAGGAATAGTAGATATGTACAGTACTTGTATTTCACGTTCGAAGGACTACAGTGTTGTTTTTgacaataccccaaaaaataTGTAATGCAAACGGAACTGATtcttcattatttaaaatatcaaatctGTGATTGTGTTTTAACCGTTATCCATTGGTATTCTAAAGTATCATTTTTTCATCCAATACCACCTCTTTAACACCCGTTTTcccttaaaaattttatttattggatgaaaaaaaataaaccttttctgcaataaaacactagctctttgtagctttcctccattataagaacagagaaCCCATTTcttcattaaaaaaattatttatcagATAAGTTAAAAATTaacccgtttttcaataaaacactagttATTTATTGTTTTcgtccattataagaacagagtacccatttataaacaaaaaaatttatttatcgaataaaataaaaataaacccattttccaataaaacactaactctttatgactttcctccattttaagaacaaagtacccatttttgcataaacaaaatttatttatcggctaaactaaaattaaatccatttttcaagaaaacactagctctttatgacttttctccattataagaacaaagtACCATAACAAAATTTgtggataaaataaaataaaaataaaactatttttcaataaaacacttgCTCTTTGTgacttttctccattataagaacacagTACCTACCTTTCCATTAAAAAGTGTATttattgaataaaataaaaataaacccgttttcTAATAAAACACtaactctttatgacttttctccattataagaacaaatAACCCATTTTCGCATAAAAGAatttattggataaaataaaaataaatccatttttcaataaaGCACCAGCTACTTATGGCTTTCCTGCATAAATTATCTATTTTCATACGTTAATttattagttagataaaatcaGAATGAAATTAGGTTGAACAACAAATTACTCTTTACGATGAAATTGAAATACAGAAAAGTAACCCATAGCATGTTTTAACTCCATTTCCAATACAAAAATATGCTACAAATTCTTTTGGCAAACGCAAGACACCTCATTCATAAAGTCTCAAGAAACCTTTCCAACCATTATGCAAAAGCAActtattcattctaaatttttagcATCAATTTGATTATCAGTTGGACGTATCCACCTGAATAGGATAATATGTATTTTCTGGGACACGAGACATAAtaggaattaaacttgcattaatgtagacctaacaaaatgagaaaaatagcataacaattaatacaataataaGAATAACAGAGTTGGTATAACAACATTAGTTTAGTctacaaatttatttttttctgcaGATAGTTCGCGAATATGACATTCAACCACTAAAAAAAAGACATCTATATCtgtctatatgtattgcagagaGAATTTTAGATAAGGAGCTTTTCAAATTGTCAAAAGTCCGAATACTATTTTAttacaattttacatttctaaaATTAAGAAATGTTTATCTCACAACTAATCCTTTAACTGCTCGTACAAATCCTATAATCGTGTTCATGTTTTTCCCACATTTCCCTCACATTTTCCCCACTAACCAATAAAATTAAAACTCCCGAATTTTAACTAACAGATAATAACCAACCATGTCAAATTAATATCTGTAAATTCCAATTAACATCTCACATTTATTACTGACTTTACTGATAGTATGACATTCACATCTCACACTTACCACATTACTCATAGCAATAACTAACTGTTAATTTAAGATATTCGCAACAGCGAAAGTCACAGATCCAAAATTTAGGAGCATGTTGAAATTATAATTTTCACAATTTAATGTATTTTATTGCCATAATATAGTTTACTCTCAGAATCATTCACAAAACTGCTGCACACTAATCCAATTGACCCATTTAATTTGCCATCATATAAATTCAATACAGTGAAAAAATTGCGTATCATACATTTTTTCACTAAGGATAAATCTCAGTTACAAACATTTCAGTCAGTGACAAAGCCAAGATTTTGTTTCTAAAGAGGCTAAAATGGGTACTCAGTTTTTATAATGGAGAAAAGCAATAAAGAGTTAGTGTTTTATTGAAcaatggatttatttttatttcatctgaTAAATAGATTTGATTAtgcaaaaatgggtactctgttcttataatggcagaaagccataaagagttagtgttttattgaaaaatcgaATTTTCATGTATTTTATCCGACAAATAAATTGGTTTATGGTAAAATTGGTGTTAAAGAGGTGGAATTTTTCTAGAGGGGCtgaaatgggtactctgtttttataatggaggaaagccataaagagttagtattttattgaacaatggatttatttttatttcatccgATAAATAGATTTATTTAtgcaaaaatgggtactctgttcttataatggaggaaagccataaacaactactgttttattcaaaaccgaattttcatgtattttatccgataaataaattggtttATGGAAAAATTGGTGTTAAAGAGGTGAAATTTTATGGGAAAATGATACTTTACGATACCAATGGAAAACAGTTACAACACAATCACAGATTTGACATTTTAAATAGTGAAGAATTGGTTCCGTTTCGATTACATATTTTTCaggatatttttcaaaaatagcacTATAGTCCTTCGAACATAAACTATAGGTATTGTACGTATATgctattcttttcccttttacaCCATTTCTTTGACTTATGTGCTTTCTCATAAAAGAttctcattcatttttttaaatggaaaaaaattaatgaaatatgTATAATTCGAATAAATACTATTTTAATTATTGCCATTTTGCTCATACGTTGCAAGACTGATAAGAAAACCGTAAAGCGTTGCTATTTTTATGAATGACAACTTTTCTCGTAAATGGCCTGCTCTTTATGTCTTTCCTTTATTATATGTCAACACACCTGCTTTTAACGAGCATTTTACATCTAATTTATTTAGTACTGTAAACAATGATATTCAGAATGTTTCTTTCCCCTTTAGACCAAGAACTTTGACTTGTGGATTTTTGTgctttgagaaaaaaaaatttcgcttACCTTTTGTTTAaactgcaaaagaaaaaatcaatttccccataaatctcaaaaatgcTTATTTATATACACATACCATCAAGTATGTAAAACAAGTATAATAACTGTACTGGCTAAGTAACGTACTCAATTTTAATCAGTAATAATAcattttttgtgttatttcaaataactctAAAATAGGGGCTTCGTATAAGTTTTTTAAGCATAATACAATATTATTGCCATAAATTAGCATGTTTTtgtcattaatcaaatttactatGTTATAACTAAAACTCATTATTTCTGTATAAAAACATATTTTTACTTCAAATAAACTTGCTCCCTCCAAAGTATATTTGGGATATACTATTGTAATTTATCATTTTAAAAAGTATGTTTCATATTACTTACAATTTACCTTTTCGACtgcaaaagttactaatttattacgCTAACTTACTATTTTGAATGACAAATTTACTCCCTTATTTTTACCCATAATCCTATTCAATTGGATAGGTCTAACGggtaatcaaatggtcgctaaaaTTTTTAGAACCTATTATATCATATCTAAAACTGTGTTGTTTACCGTATCGATAGTTATGGGACCATTTTCTTGGATGCTTAAACTGAACACTTGGgtactaaatttatatatgtatataaatataatgaaggCTTGAATCCTTTCGTTTATctccacttttccttcttccaaaTTATTATCCCCTACGCGTATGCGataatcatttattatttcttaaaatttcggTACCGTCTTTACGCACATTTTTTGTCCAAGGCATTTGCAACATTTTTCCATTGGTAATGGGTACATTTGCAAATACATAAATGCCTCTGATTTTAACATGCAATAACACTTCCTGACCCAACTAGTACGGAAGTCAGTGTGCTTTCTGGTTGCATCCGCAGACGATTCTCGTATATTTCCTCTTCACATGCTGTGCAACAATTTAACGTCTCCGTTTGGACTGTATATAACGTCAACACGTGTCGCTCTCTGCCGGCCTTCCTACCATAAGCAGGTTCCTGCCATAAAGGTTTCCCATTTTTCCTCATCTTTTCCCACTTCTTTTGTCAATTGACTGACCTGTTATTTGGTCTAGTCTTCTTCTCAGTTCTCACTTTGAGGCCTTCACActataaaacaacaaaaagatGGTTGTTAAAACTTGGATCAACACtctcaaatgaatttttctattCCTAGAATTTCTGGGCTACTTCTCTCAACACATTATTGTACCAGTTGCATACTTTAATGTTCCCTTGAGTTTCTCGGTACTTCTGTGTTATGTGGACTCCCACCTGCAAATAGAAAACAAATTCCCGTCTCAGCTTTTGGTCAATAGTACCAAAAGTGATGATGCTTCAATTCAATTTCATTACTGACATCCCAAGATAATGTTAGGTAGTTTTCTTTTATCATTCATTACGCCATATATATTactacaaataatttttttttttttttgaaagaactAGAATCAGACCATGTTAGTGCAATGTAATCCTAGACCTTCATGATCATCATCGCTGCGGTAAAATTGGATGACAGGGGCTTGAAAGCGAAGACCATCTTGATCGTTGATGTCAGAGAGGCGCTTGCATTCCCGAGGAGTGGACTTGGCCGGACGGACCAGCTCCGGCTTTTGTCTGGTCACCCTGAATGTCAGAGGCTTTGATCCCATTTTGTTGTCCACAAACAAACTGCTACGCACGCAGTGATTTAACCACCACCAACGAATATATTTGCTCAGGATCAGGCTCAGGCTCAGGAAATGAAAACACTAGTAATGAGAATGCTTTAATTGTGTGTGTACAGATATAGATAGTCTGACacaggagaagaaagaaagaaggtttGGTCTTCTGAGGATGCCTTCCCACAGCATGGGATTTATATAGTGCTACTGAGTGTAACAGTAGTCATACGCAAGAGGAGTTGAAggaaaaacacaccaaaaaataTTAATCTATTTTTACTTCCAACATATGCCGGAAGGGCACGAGTGAGAagctcaaaaaatcaaattatcgTTCTAAAGCAAGGAACAGAAACTTATAGTACATACTTTTAATttctgtcttcttttttttttttaactattttattttttctccaAAGCAATTTGCTCGAGCAACGTAACTAAGTTGACGACCTCAAAGCAATTGATTTTGACGTTTAAAGAAACGTAAAGATTGAGTACTGTAATGACACAAATGGGCTGCGtgatacactttttttttttttttcttactagaatcattttaaaacaagaaaacGTGGGAAGGTGGTCGGTGAAGGACGGGAAACTACTGGGGAGAGTCCTGAGCAAAAGCTATTTGATTTCCGATGAATGAGTTCTTCTGTACAGCAGAAGCCAAACTTTTATAACCATCATCATCTCTGAAGTAGTTGGCCACGCATGTCTTATCCAAGCAAGTGGACAATATTGGGTTTGAGTTTTATTTTATCCCAAACCCAACACAATTGGGTGGATAGAATAAAACTCAAATTCAACAGACAATGAAATGTTATCCTTTTTTTCGTGGCCAAAATTTTATAGAAGTGATTGTTAAATCTCATTCGAGTGGACAATGAACTATAACCTAATTGATAAAGATGATTCATCGTCATATCATGGATTCAAGTCATTCATTCAAATGGACAATAAAAAATAACCTAATTGATAAGACGGTTCACCGTCTAGTCGTGAATTCAAGTCATCAgagagaaaaagtaaaaaaattactattgatactctttccttcctttttttttttattaaattgtaAAGATCGCATTCAAGTGAAAGTGCTGGCACACTCGGCTGTGAACAGAGTTATGTGTGTTTTGGATATATGATTTTTTGGAAACGCTTTCTCCCA
This window contains:
- the LOC113697360 gene encoding benzyl alcohol O-benzoyltransferase-like isoform X1, which gives rise to MGSKPLTFRVTRQKPELVRPAKSTPRECKRLSDINDQDGLRFQAPVIQFYRSDDDHEGLGLHCTNMVGVHITQKYRETQGNIKCEGLKVRTEKKTRPNNRSVN
- the LOC113697360 gene encoding benzyl alcohol O-benzoyltransferase-like isoform X2, whose amino-acid sequence is MGSKPLTFRVTRQKPELVRPAKSTPRECKRLSDINDQDGLRFQAPVIQFYRSDDDHEGLGLHCTNMVGVHITQKYRETQGNIKVCNCVKASK